The Malus domestica chromosome 10, GDT2T_hap1 genome contains a region encoding:
- the LOC114827653 gene encoding uncharacterized protein gives MEDYMRGCTRKLALWYTRTFKPIMTHDELEPIMATLGFVGLPPSSSSSAATKEYVFSAAGGWRSKWAPPTEVPLPRPRLPYPRIDGLHIYTYRAFIDAVNCSLEMSDISDLFHVRGMPLHDLHRISDRNRKWRKMEEDDSVFVYREGTLDQATFNLYHSTNKNISNSTASNSGSSVTSNNSIVIREKGNNTPVSCIVPLKDIIV, from the exons ATGGAGGACTACATGCGCGGCTGCACGCGGAAGCTGGCGCTCTGGTACACCCGGACCTTCAAGCCCATCATGACCCACGACGAGCTCGAGCCGATCATGGCGACCCTCGGGTTCGTGGGGCTTCCCCCGTCTTCGTCGTCGTCGGCTGCGACGAAGGAGTACGTGTTCTCTGCAGCCGGAGGGTGGCGGAGCAAGTGGGCTCCCCCGACGGAGGTGCCGCTGCCGAGGCCGAGGCTGCCGTACCCGAGAATCGATGGGCTTCACATCTATACGTACCGGGCGTTTATTGACGCCGTTAACTGTTCCCTCGAGATGAGCGACATCTCCGATCTCTTCCATGTAAG AGGCATGCCTCTCCATGATCTCCATCGAATTAGCGACAGAAACCGCAAGTGGCGCAAAATGGAAGAAGACGACAGTGTGTTTGTTTACAGAGAAGGGACACTGGATCAAGCAACATTCAACCTTTATCACTCTACTAATAAGAACATCAGCAACAGCACCGCCAGTAATAGCGGCAGCAGCGTTACCAGCAATAATTCTATTGTCATTCGGGAGAAGGGGAACAATACCCCTGTCAGCTGCATTGTTCCGTTGAAAGATATCATAGTGTGA
- the LOC103445296 gene encoding expansin-A20 — MGGTLQLQAAAFLLCVLLCSNIAAARDVEEWKTATATYSKETDGSIIIEGACGYGDLHRISYGKLSAGLSGILFNKGSTCGACYELRCVDHILWCLQGSPSVILTATDFCPPNFGLSADYGGWCNFPKEHFEMSEAAFGEIAKKKADIVPVQYRRVKCERNGGIRFMVGGSSHFYQVLITNVGLDGEVLAVKVKGSRTGWIPLARNWGQNWQSNVNLKGQPLSFEVTVSSGRTVTSYNVAPANWQFGQTFEGKQF, encoded by the exons ATGGGAGGAACCCTTCAACTTCAAGCTGCTGCATTTCTCCTCTGCGTTTTATTGTGCAGCAACATTGCTGCTGCACGGGATGTAGAAGAATGGAAGACTGCCACTGCCACGTATTCCAAAGAAACTGATGGGTCTATCATTATTG AAGGTGCTTGTGGTTATGGGGACCTTCACAGGATCAGCTATGGGAAGCTCAGTGCTGGTCTGAGTGGAATTTTGTTCAACAAAGGGAGCACCTGTGGGGCTTGTTATGAGCTGAGATGTGTTGATCACATCTTGTGGTGTCTGCAGGGGAGCCCCTCCGTTATTCTCACTGCTACAGATTTCTGCCCTCCAAATTTTGGCCTCTCAGCAGACTATGGTGGCTGGTGCAATTTCCCCAAAGAACACTTTGAGATGTCTGAGGCAGCATTTGGTGAAATTGCAAAGAAAAAAGCCGATATTGTGCCAGTTCAATATAGGAG GGTGAAGTGTGAGAGAAATGGAGGGATAAGATTCATGGTGGGTGGGAGTTCTCACTTCTACCAAGTCCTAATCACCAATGTAGGTTTAGATGGGGAGGTTCTTGCTGTGAAAGTGAAGGGTTCAAGAACCGGGTGGATACCGCTGGCCAGGAACTGGGGACAGAACTGGCAAAGCAATGTCAATCTTAAAGGGCAGCCTCTTTCGTTCGAGGTAACCGTAAGTAGCGGAAGAACAGTCACATCTTACAATGTTGCTCCAGCAAACTGGCAGTTTGGCCAGACATTTGAAGGGAAACAGTTCTGA
- the LOC103445294 gene encoding protein THYLAKOID ASSEMBLY 8, chloroplastic-like, with product MGPSSTTQSLTLFTSLPKTLTLSPESHSSSLQLSNPKRLKSTITMRDRSNNPRPLQKGRFLSIEAIQTVQALKRAQKDQSILSQVFDSKFRRLLKFDMMAVLRDLLRQNECVLALKVFEDIRKEHWYRPQVSLYSDMIRVTASNGLFEQVELLFLCLKKETNLQPEIEAFNALMTTLISFNLPKLAIECYYLMKEVGCEPDRSSFRILVNGLESMGETGSSGIVRQDAQQIYGESLEFLEENEEMAVSHQ from the exons ATGGGACCTTCTTCCACAACTCAATCcctcactctcttcacctccctccccaaaaccctaaccctctCCCCAGAGTCCCACTCTTCATCCCTGCAACTCTCAAATCCCAAGAGACTGAAATCGACCATTACAATGAGAGACAGAAGCAACAACCCAAGGCCGTTGCAGAAGGGGAGGTTCCTCAGCATCGAAGCCATCCAGACCGTGCAGGCGTTGAAGAGGGCGCAGAAAGATCAGAGCATTTTAAGCCAAGTTTTCGATTCCAAGTTCCGGCGGTTGTTGAAGTTCGATATGATGGCTGTCCTCCGTGACCTCCTCCGCCAGAACGAGTGCGTCTTGGCCCTCAAG GTCTTTGAAGACATTCGAAAGGAACATTGGTACAGGCCACAGGTTTCATTGTATTCCGATATGATTAGAGTAACTGCTAGCAATGGATTGTTTGAACAAGTTGAACTTCTTTTCTTGTGCTTGAAAAAGGAAACTAATTTACAGCCTGAAATTGAGGCATTTAATGCTCTAATGACAACATTGATAAGTTTTAACCTCCCTAAACTTGCAATCGAGTGTTATTACTTGATGAAAGAGGTGGGGTGTGAACCTGATAGGTCATCCTTTAGAATACTCGTTAATGGTCTAGAGTCGATGGGAGAGACAGGTAGTTCGGGTATTGTAAGGCAGGATGCTCAACAGATTTACGGGGAATCTCTGGAGTTTCTAGAGGAGAATGAAGAAATGGCAGTGAGCCATCAGTGA